A single region of the Gemella sp. zg-570 genome encodes:
- the metK gene encoding methionine adenosyltransferase: protein MAKTYLFTSESVTEGHPDKIADQVSDAVLDAVLAQDPYGRVACETAVNTGLAVLIGEISTTANVDFQKVVRDTINNIGYKDASSGYSGDAISVLVALDKQSPDIAQGVDDAIETRENSIKEVGAGDQGLMFGFATNETESYMPLPIHLSHKLSKKLAEIRKDGTLSYLKPDGKVQVTVEYDLNNKAQRIDTVVVSTQHAEEVSQEQIHKDIKEYVIKPCLDESLLDENTKYFINPTGRFVIGGPVGDAGLTGRKIIVDTYGGYARHGGGAFSGKDATKVDRSAAYMARYIAKNIVASGVCDKVEVQLAYAIGVANPVSIFIDSFGSSKVDEGDIVKVIKENFTLTPNGIIETLNLRRPIFSKTAAYGHFGRDDKDFTWEKLDKVQVFKKLLTK, encoded by the coding sequence ATGGCAAAAACATATTTATTTACATCAGAATCAGTAACAGAAGGACATCCGGACAAAATAGCAGACCAAGTGTCTGATGCAGTTTTAGATGCAGTCTTAGCCCAAGACCCTTACGGTCGTGTTGCTTGCGAAACGGCAGTTAATACGGGGCTTGCAGTCCTAATAGGAGAAATTTCAACAACAGCAAATGTAGACTTCCAAAAAGTTGTTCGTGATACGATAAATAATATCGGTTATAAGGATGCGAGTAGTGGTTATTCAGGAGATGCAATATCAGTTTTAGTTGCACTCGATAAACAATCGCCAGATATAGCTCAGGGTGTTGATGACGCCATAGAAACTAGAGAAAATTCTATTAAAGAAGTTGGTGCAGGCGACCAGGGTCTAATGTTTGGTTTTGCAACCAACGAAACAGAGTCTTATATGCCCCTACCAATTCATCTAAGTCATAAATTATCAAAAAAACTTGCAGAAATTAGAAAAGACGGAACTTTATCTTACTTAAAACCAGACGGCAAGGTTCAAGTAACTGTCGAATATGATTTGAATAACAAGGCACAGAGAATTGACACTGTTGTTGTATCAACTCAACACGCCGAAGAAGTTAGTCAAGAACAAATTCATAAAGATATAAAAGAGTATGTAATAAAACCTTGTCTTGATGAAAGTTTACTTGATGAGAATACAAAATATTTTATTAATCCGACTGGACGATTTGTAATTGGTGGCCCAGTAGGGGACGCAGGCTTAACAGGACGTAAAATTATTGTAGACACTTATGGCGGTTACGCTCGCCATGGTGGTGGGGCTTTTAGTGGTAAAGATGCAACTAAGGTAGACCGTTCAGCAGCTTACATGGCAAGATATATTGCTAAAAATATTGTGGCTAGTGGTGTTTGCGACAAGGTAGAAGTTCAGCTTGCTTATGCCATAGGTGTAGCAAATCCAGTTTCTATTTTTATAGATTCATTTGGAAGTTCTAAAGTTGACGAGGGGGATATTGTAAAAGTTATTAAAGAAAACTTTACTTTGACACCGAACGGAATTATAGAAACATTAAATTTACGTCGTCCCATTTTTAGTAAAACGGCAGCTTACGGACATTTCGGGCGTGATGATAAAGACTTTACTTGGGAAAAATTGGACAAGGTGCAAGTCTTTAAAAAATTACTCACTAAATAA
- a CDS encoding truncated hemoglobin, whose amino-acid sequence MNLYDQIGDEKIDLLIDILYDEIIANDDRINILFHNGFEKVKMEQKRFFRMYLGAPGNIFSMPNLKQKHYIFPISAKEARYWAEDFEKALEKLELDETLKQFLAQKIRTLASQMINTVK is encoded by the coding sequence ATGAATTTATACGACCAAATAGGCGATGAAAAAATTGATTTATTAATTGATATTCTATATGATGAAATAATTGCTAATGATGATAGAATAAATATTTTATTCCATAACGGTTTTGAGAAGGTAAAAATGGAACAAAAAAGATTTTTCAGAATGTACCTAGGTGCACCAGGAAATATTTTTTCCATGCCTAACTTAAAACAGAAGCATTACATATTTCCTATCTCGGCAAAGGAAGCACGTTATTGGGCAGAAGATTTTGAAAAGGCACTAGAAAAATTAGAATTAGATGAGACGCTAAAACAATTTTTAGCCCAAAAAATTCGCACACTAGCTAGTCAAATGATAAATACTGTAAAATAA
- a CDS encoding IS30 family transposase, which produces MQEHYNTKGKHITEKERYLIEKWKKEGKSNREIARLLGKNHQTINNEIKRGLIDLSFHGGTKEYSAQKAQNDYNHLRLAVGRTDTWTVEKENVIREKIMDKYSPEMISQLPDMPSFTTIYTWIYKGWIAGISRKHLIYPRKTKPIKSNEKRPPRKTNALSIEQRPQEINERKEIGHFEIDLVILNKKRGQQLLTLTDRKTRYEIIRLIPDKTAQSVNTALTSIQQDYLIRSLTADNGSEFLRLDEAITCPIYYAHPFSSYERGSNENANRLIRRWFPKGTTTVTPNEVTAVEQWINRYPRKLFNYVCPYDLPEVANLLL; this is translated from the coding sequence ATGCAAGAACATTATAACACAAAAGGCAAACACATTACAGAAAAAGAGCGTTATTTAATTGAAAAATGGAAAAAAGAAGGAAAAAGTAACCGAGAAATCGCTAGATTATTAGGCAAAAATCACCAAACTATTAATAACGAAATTAAACGCGGACTGATTGATTTATCTTTTCATGGTGGCACTAAAGAATACTCTGCTCAAAAAGCACAGAATGATTATAATCATTTACGTTTAGCCGTAGGTAGAACGGATACGTGGACTGTAGAAAAAGAAAATGTAATCAGAGAAAAAATTATGGATAAATATTCCCCTGAAATGATTAGTCAATTACCAGATATGCCGTCTTTTACGACAATTTACACATGGATATATAAAGGATGGATAGCAGGTATTTCACGTAAACATCTGATTTACCCTAGAAAAACTAAACCAATAAAATCAAATGAAAAACGACCACCAAGAAAAACGAATGCCCTCTCTATTGAACAGCGACCACAAGAGATTAACGAACGAAAAGAAATTGGGCATTTTGAAATTGATTTAGTCATTTTAAACAAGAAACGTGGACAACAGTTATTGACATTAACAGACAGAAAAACACGCTATGAAATCATTCGTCTTATTCCTGATAAAACGGCCCAAAGTGTGAATACCGCTTTGACGTCTATTCAACAAGACTATTTAATTCGCTCTTTAACAGCTGATAATGGTTCTGAATTTTTAAGACTAGACGAAGCCATCACTTGTCCTATTTATTACGCACATCCGTTTTCTTCTTATGAACGAGGTAGTAACGAAAATGCAAATCGATTGATTAGACGATGGTTCCCAAAAGGCACAACAACCGTTACTCCTAACGAAGTAACGGCTGTTGAACAATGGATAAATCGTTATCCACGTAAATTATTTAATTATGTATGTCCTTATGACTTGCCTGAGGTGGCTAACTTACTATTGTAA
- the tig gene encoding trigger factor codes for MSEILKKEDGQVVVAFSSSSEEFNKALDVAFKKVVKRVNAPGFRKGKLPRNVFNKMYGEESLYQDAVDYLLPAAYQKAIEDLEVNPLALPEIDVKEISKENGVSFEATVTVRPNVELGEYKNLGLEKEKVEVTDADVDARIEQILSRQAEWEIKETASENGDIVVIDFKGFVGDEAFEGGEAKGYELELGSNSFIPGFEDQLVGKVAPVDVDVNVTFPENYQVADLAGKDARFEVKIHDVKGKKLPELTDEFVKDLTKDLTDNVADYKVKLKEEITLEKTDSAEKAYADAVLAKVVENATIKVPAKLIDQEVEGMYSNFKSNLERQGLSVELYEQFTGKTSTAVKDEMKEEAERKIKTSFALDEVSKVENIQVTEEDVTKEIQTLADANSMTPEDVKKNLGTNFDIKSELIIKKTVEFLNENNK; via the coding sequence ATGTCAGAAATTTTAAAAAAAGAAGATGGACAAGTAGTTGTTGCATTTTCATCATCAAGTGAAGAATTTAACAAGGCACTAGATGTAGCTTTTAAAAAAGTTGTAAAAAGAGTTAATGCACCTGGTTTTAGAAAAGGAAAATTACCAAGAAATGTATTTAACAAAATGTACGGAGAAGAATCTTTATACCAAGATGCAGTAGATTATTTATTGCCAGCTGCATACCAAAAAGCTATTGAAGACTTAGAAGTTAATCCTTTAGCATTGCCAGAAATAGATGTTAAAGAAATTTCTAAAGAAAATGGTGTATCATTTGAAGCTACTGTAACAGTAAGACCAAATGTAGAACTAGGTGAGTACAAAAATCTAGGCCTAGAAAAAGAAAAAGTAGAAGTTACTGACGCTGATGTGGACGCTAGAATTGAACAAATCTTATCAAGACAAGCTGAATGGGAAATTAAAGAAACAGCTTCAGAAAATGGGGATATAGTAGTTATAGACTTCAAAGGATTTGTTGGCGATGAAGCATTTGAAGGTGGAGAAGCTAAGGGATACGAATTAGAATTAGGTTCAAATTCATTTATTCCTGGCTTTGAAGACCAACTGGTTGGTAAAGTTGCACCAGTTGATGTAGATGTAAATGTAACATTCCCAGAAAATTACCAAGTAGCAGACTTAGCAGGAAAGGACGCTAGATTTGAAGTTAAAATTCATGATGTAAAAGGGAAAAAATTACCAGAACTAACAGATGAATTTGTAAAAGACTTAACAAAAGATTTAACTGATAATGTAGCAGACTACAAAGTTAAACTTAAAGAAGAAATTACCTTAGAAAAAACTGATTCAGCAGAAAAAGCATATGCCGATGCAGTCTTAGCAAAAGTTGTAGAAAATGCTACAATTAAAGTGCCTGCTAAACTTATCGACCAAGAAGTAGAAGGAATGTACTCTAATTTCAAGTCTAATCTTGAACGTCAAGGTTTATCAGTAGAACTTTATGAGCAATTTACAGGAAAAACTTCAACAGCTGTAAAAGATGAAATGAAAGAAGAGGCCGAAAGAAAAATCAAAACATCATTCGCTTTAGATGAAGTTTCAAAAGTAGAAAATATTCAAGTAACAGAAGAAGATGTAACTAAAGAAATTCAAACTTTAGCAGACGCAAACTCAATGACACCAGAAGATGTTAAGAAAAATCTAGGAACAAACTTTGATATCAAATCAGAACTAATTATCAAAAAAACTGTTGAATTTTTAAATGAAAATAATAAGTAA